The sequence below is a genomic window from Candidatus Berkelbacteria bacterium.
AAGCTCATAGAAACGGATATGAGGGATTCGCACAGCGTTGTCGGTCTCATAAAGGACACGGAGCCTGATTTGATATTTCATCTGGCTGCACAGTCTTTCGTTCCGACAAGCTGGAACGCGCCGCAGGACACGATATACACCA
It includes:
- a CDS encoding GDP-mannose 4,6-dehydratase, which translates into the protein MRALITGISGFVGSHLAEHLIENGVEVFGSIRWRSRLDNIVHIKDRIKLIETDMRDSHSVVGLIKDTEPDLIFHLAAQSFVPTSWNAPQDTIYT